In a genomic window of [Empedobacter] haloabium:
- a CDS encoding BTAD domain-containing putative transcriptional regulator — translation MGLAASMAKVTRPRLYRTLPRERLFRRLDALCTRKAIWITGPPGAGKTTLASSYLEYRHVPSLWYHMDNGDADPASFFFYLSMACHAAPGGEPLPLLNPEYLPDLAGFTRRFFRQLYARLHEGSVLVFDNYHTVPPASVLHTIVQEALQEVPDGVCVIFTSRTGPPAALSRLRATQALACLDADDLRIGLGEACRIARLEERSAGLDDDAIRALWTTSGGWAVGFVLMLEHGGALGGRCWSAGPAPREVLFDYFAVEILDAATPEVRHLLLRTAFLPMFTVPMAEAISGDLEAGERLNELFRVRCFIERRDEPEASYEYHALFREFLNARARAHLQPAEYLLLQRRSARLLEAADQTEQAFFLYVAAQDWESAARMVRAQAPELIRQGRWQTAKRWIAMLPPELAAADPWLPFWDGACDVAIAPAQARAALENAHAGLAASGDLLGQVMATALIMETYYFEWTTFAPLDRWIDMQCRLLEDGVPFPSVAMELRVRSALVAALLHRQPQHGLLAPESCRALTLLEADVPVAVRFTAGIILLNCHCFRGDFACAERVIGLLQAHLGHPELTPLNLVWWQISVAYYRMLRAERDAATAALDRAEAVATEHGLDFLQPTVLTQRAFLALSFGDLDGTGAVLPRLKASLHPGRRMDLAMFYSAQSWYAWQCGDLAAAFRHGQAAVDGAFEAGAVTIQTYCLLGRAQLLLEAGDPSRAQASARGMRLRAGDMSRLLQFDALLIEADAAFQGGDVAAGLELLRAGLAVGRQQDYLNSLRWQPRMMARLLCHALREGIEVEYARQLIRTRRLLPDTPEIEQWPWPVKLYLLGRFSVVIDDKSLTTTGKAQARPLELLKALVANGGRDVASATLAAQLWPDLDGDAGQSTLCTTLHRLRKLLGLDDAIVVQQGRLALNAAKVWVDAWAFERLANRLEQEPEADEQELARCLRLYLGNFLQQDTDAPWMAPLRERLRSKYLRQVLRSGRRWESKGDWGRAVETYQHGIEIDNLAEELYRRLIECEYRRGHAAAALQAYRQCRHMLSVLLGIRPSAETEAVYRTIVGEGG, via the coding sequence ATGGGACTCGCCGCCAGCATGGCCAAGGTGACCCGTCCGCGGCTGTATCGGACGCTGCCACGCGAACGCCTGTTCCGCCGCCTGGACGCGCTGTGCACGCGCAAGGCGATCTGGATCACCGGACCGCCCGGCGCCGGCAAGACCACGCTGGCCTCGAGCTACCTCGAATACCGCCACGTGCCATCGCTCTGGTACCACATGGACAACGGCGACGCGGACCCCGCCAGTTTCTTCTTCTATCTGTCGATGGCCTGCCATGCGGCGCCCGGCGGCGAGCCGCTGCCGCTGCTGAACCCGGAATACCTGCCGGACCTGGCCGGGTTTACGCGCCGCTTCTTCCGCCAGCTGTACGCCCGGCTGCACGAGGGCAGCGTGCTGGTGTTCGACAACTATCATACGGTGCCGCCCGCTTCCGTGCTGCACACGATCGTGCAGGAGGCCTTGCAGGAAGTTCCCGACGGCGTCTGTGTCATCTTCACGAGCCGCACCGGGCCGCCGGCCGCGTTGAGCCGTCTGCGCGCGACACAGGCGCTGGCCTGCCTGGACGCGGACGACCTGCGCATCGGCCTGGGCGAAGCATGCCGGATCGCCCGGCTGGAGGAGCGCTCGGCCGGCCTGGACGACGATGCGATCCGCGCGCTGTGGACGACCTCCGGCGGTTGGGCAGTCGGCTTCGTGCTGATGCTGGAACACGGCGGGGCCCTCGGCGGCCGCTGCTGGAGCGCCGGTCCGGCGCCGCGCGAAGTCCTGTTCGATTACTTCGCCGTCGAGATCCTCGACGCCGCCACGCCGGAAGTGCGGCACCTGCTGCTGCGCACGGCGTTCCTGCCGATGTTTACGGTGCCGATGGCGGAGGCCATCAGCGGCGACCTGGAGGCCGGCGAGCGCCTCAACGAGCTGTTTCGCGTGCGCTGCTTCATCGAGCGGCGCGATGAGCCGGAAGCGAGCTACGAGTACCACGCGCTGTTCCGCGAGTTCTTGAATGCCCGTGCGCGCGCGCACCTGCAACCGGCCGAATACCTGCTGCTGCAGCGCCGTTCGGCCCGCTTGCTGGAGGCCGCCGACCAGACCGAGCAGGCGTTCTTCCTGTACGTCGCCGCGCAGGATTGGGAGAGCGCCGCCAGGATGGTCCGCGCACAGGCGCCGGAACTGATACGCCAGGGCCGCTGGCAGACCGCCAAGCGCTGGATCGCGATGCTGCCGCCGGAGCTGGCCGCGGCCGACCCCTGGCTGCCGTTCTGGGATGGCGCCTGCGACGTGGCGATCGCTCCCGCGCAGGCCCGCGCGGCCCTGGAGAACGCCCATGCGGGCCTGGCCGCGAGCGGCGACCTGCTGGGCCAGGTCATGGCGACCGCGCTGATCATGGAAACCTATTATTTTGAATGGACCACCTTCGCGCCGCTCGACCGCTGGATCGACATGCAGTGCCGGCTGCTCGAGGACGGCGTGCCGTTCCCGTCCGTCGCCATGGAACTGCGGGTCCGCTCGGCACTCGTGGCGGCGCTGCTCCATCGCCAGCCGCAGCACGGCCTGCTGGCGCCGGAATCGTGCCGCGCGCTGACGTTGCTGGAAGCGGACGTGCCCGTGGCGGTGCGCTTCACCGCCGGCATCATCCTGCTGAACTGTCATTGCTTCCGCGGCGATTTCGCGTGCGCCGAGCGGGTCATCGGCCTGCTGCAAGCTCACCTCGGCCATCCCGAGCTGACGCCGTTGAACCTGGTGTGGTGGCAGATCTCGGTGGCGTATTACCGGATGCTGCGGGCCGAGCGCGATGCGGCGACCGCGGCGCTGGACCGCGCCGAGGCGGTCGCGACCGAACACGGCCTGGACTTCCTGCAGCCGACGGTGCTGACGCAGCGCGCCTTCCTGGCGTTGTCGTTCGGCGACCTCGACGGCACCGGCGCCGTCCTGCCCCGGCTGAAGGCGTCGCTGCACCCGGGGCGGCGCATGGACCTCGCCATGTTCTATTCCGCCCAATCCTGGTATGCATGGCAGTGCGGTGACCTGGCGGCAGCCTTCCGCCATGGGCAGGCCGCCGTCGACGGCGCATTCGAGGCCGGCGCCGTCACCATCCAGACCTATTGCCTGCTCGGGCGCGCGCAACTGCTGCTCGAAGCCGGCGATCCGTCGCGGGCGCAGGCCAGCGCGCGCGGCATGCGCCTGCGCGCCGGCGACATGAGCCGCCTGCTGCAGTTCGACGCGCTGCTGATCGAAGCCGATGCCGCGTTCCAGGGGGGCGATGTAGCGGCCGGCCTGGAATTGCTGCGGGCCGGGCTGGCCGTCGGCCGGCAGCAGGACTACCTGAACAGCCTGCGCTGGCAGCCGCGCATGATGGCACGGCTGCTGTGCCACGCGCTGCGCGAAGGCATCGAGGTGGAGTACGCCAGGCAACTGATCCGGACGCGCCGGCTGCTGCCGGACACCCCGGAAATCGAGCAATGGCCGTGGCCGGTCAAGCTGTACCTGCTGGGCCGCTTTTCGGTGGTCATCGACGACAAGTCGCTGACGACGACGGGCAAGGCGCAAGCGCGGCCCCTCGAATTGCTGAAGGCACTGGTGGCCAACGGCGGCAGGGACGTCGCCTCGGCCACGCTCGCCGCGCAGCTGTGGCCGGACCTCGACGGCGATGCCGGCCAGAGCACGCTGTGCACCACCTTGCACCGGCTGCGCAAGCTGCTGGGGCTGGACGACGCCATCGTCGTCCAGCAAGGCAGGCTGGCGCTGAACGCGGCCAAGGTCTGGGTGGACGCCTGGGCGTTCGAACGGCTGGCGAACCGGCTCGAGCAGGAGCCGGAGGCCGACGAACAGGAGCTGGCGCGATGCTTGCGGCTCTATCTGGGCAACTTCCTGCAACAGGACACGGACGCGCCCTGGATGGCGCCGCTGCGCGAGCGCCTGCGCAGCAAGTACCTGCGCCAGGTGCTCCGATCCGGGCGCAGGTGGGAAAGCAAGGGCGACTGGGGCCGGGCCGTCGAGACCTACCAGCATGGCATCGAGATCGACAACCTGGCCGAGGAACTGTATCGCCGGCTGATCGAATGCGAGTACCGGCGCGGCCACGCGGCCGCGGCGCTGCAGGCCTACCGGCAATGCCGCCACATGCTGTCGGTCCTGCTGGGCATCCGGCCATCGGCGGAAACGGAGGCGGTGTACCGGACCATCGTCGGCGAAGGCGGCTAG